The following are from one region of the Abiotrophia defectiva ATCC 49176 genome:
- a CDS encoding response regulator transcription factor, giving the protein MRILLAEDEQQLARVVMTALAHEGYQVDWAKDGQQAVQLAQQTVYDLMILDIMMPVKDGIEALKEIRASGHTNHVIMLTAMAEVDDRVTGLDAGADDYLTKPFSLKELLARLRSMSRRVDHYEAPQLALGNTQLKLEEMEVSANNAIRLAGKEAKLLALLMKNPGKALSQTYIYDRVWADEAGPADYELVNVYLAYLVQKLLSIRSNLQIVGQPSGPYQLLVEAAPTEPSQSLEGGD; this is encoded by the coding sequence ATGCGGATCCTGCTAGCTGAAGATGAACAACAATTGGCCCGGGTCGTGATGACGGCCTTAGCCCATGAAGGTTATCAGGTGGACTGGGCCAAGGACGGCCAGCAAGCGGTCCAACTGGCCCAGCAGACGGTCTATGACCTTATGATTCTGGACATTATGATGCCAGTCAAGGACGGCATTGAAGCCCTCAAGGAAATTCGGGCCAGTGGCCACACCAATCACGTCATCATGCTGACGGCCATGGCCGAAGTCGACGACCGGGTGACCGGCCTAGATGCCGGAGCCGACGATTATCTGACCAAGCCTTTTTCACTCAAAGAACTCTTAGCCCGCCTACGCTCTATGTCCCGCCGGGTGGATCACTATGAGGCGCCGCAACTGGCCCTAGGCAACACCCAACTCAAGCTAGAAGAAATGGAAGTGTCGGCCAACAATGCCATTCGCCTGGCCGGCAAGGAAGCCAAACTCCTGGCCCTACTCATGAAGAACCCAGGCAAGGCTCTGTCTCAAACCTATATCTATGACCGTGTCTGGGCCGATGAAGCAGGCCCGGCCGACTATGAACTAGTCAATGTCTACTTGGCCTACTTAGTCCAAAAGCTACTCAGCATCCGCTCCAATCTCCAGATTGTGGGCCAACCAAGCGGCCCCTACCAGTTGCTAGTGGAAGCCGCGCCAACCGAACCTAGCCAGAGCCTGGAAGGGGGCGACTAG
- a CDS encoding HAMP domain-containing sensor histidine kinase, with protein MFRKLRFQFIAITTLAITLILMTLVGVINTVRYLQTEHDIQAVLDLLTENNGTIPDTNENRQTFDRQFVSQGTLYNFNYFSARIKANEAIINPGTANHLTSEQIQGFVDQSGLQSFRDRGYLEEDGRYFSYRISPVSETERLVVFFETTQAFRDRWALLVLSIQIAAISWLAFVVVVTIFSGLAIRPFVRNYDKQRSFITNAGHELKTPLAVIAANNELQELLTGETEWTQSTKDQVDRLDHLIAKLIRLARLEERKDQAPVTVDFSQLVQRVSHNMSALWEQEGLHYEADIQEGISLQGVPDDLYELVSILLDNARKYCDPQGTVRLQLANYKPWLRKGRAILTVSNDYAAGQGQDYRLFFDRFYRSDQSRTRQVVSQEGAESDSTPAGGGTSPTQGYGIGLSMAQNIISLHRGKISVHYKDGVIRFVVSL; from the coding sequence ATGTTCCGCAAGCTGCGTTTCCAATTTATCGCCATTACCACCCTGGCCATCACCCTCATCCTCATGACCCTGGTCGGTGTCATTAACACGGTCCGCTACCTGCAGACCGAGCACGATATTCAGGCCGTGCTAGACTTGTTGACGGAAAATAACGGGACCATCCCCGACACCAATGAGAACCGCCAGACCTTTGACCGCCAGTTTGTCAGCCAGGGGACCCTCTATAACTTTAACTACTTTAGCGCCCGCATCAAGGCCAACGAGGCCATCATCAACCCGGGCACGGCCAACCACCTGACCTCGGAGCAAATTCAAGGCTTTGTGGATCAGTCGGGCCTACAATCCTTCCGTGATCGAGGTTACCTGGAAGAAGATGGGCGCTACTTCTCCTATCGAATTAGCCCCGTCTCCGAGACGGAACGCCTAGTCGTCTTCTTCGAGACCACTCAGGCCTTCCGCGACCGTTGGGCCCTCTTGGTCCTCTCTATCCAAATCGCCGCCATCAGCTGGCTGGCCTTTGTGGTGGTGGTGACCATCTTCTCTGGCCTGGCCATCCGGCCCTTTGTCCGCAATTACGACAAGCAGCGTTCCTTCATCACCAATGCCGGGCATGAGCTCAAGACGCCGCTGGCGGTCATTGCAGCCAATAATGAGTTGCAGGAGCTCTTGACCGGCGAGACGGAGTGGACCCAGAGCACCAAGGATCAAGTCGACCGCTTGGATCATTTGATTGCGAAATTAATCCGTCTGGCTCGGCTAGAAGAACGCAAGGACCAGGCGCCTGTTACGGTAGACTTTAGCCAACTGGTCCAGCGGGTCTCCCACAACATGTCGGCCCTCTGGGAGCAAGAAGGCCTGCATTACGAGGCCGACATTCAAGAAGGCATCAGCCTGCAAGGGGTGCCTGACGACCTCTATGAGCTGGTCAGCATCCTCCTAGACAATGCCCGCAAGTACTGCGACCCTCAGGGAACTGTGCGCCTGCAACTGGCTAATTATAAGCCCTGGCTGAGAAAGGGGCGGGCAATCTTGACCGTCTCCAACGATTATGCCGCCGGCCAGGGTCAGGACTACCGACTCTTCTTCGACCGCTTCTATCGGTCCGACCAGTCCCGCACCCGCCAAGTGGTTAGCCAAGAGGGAGCTGAGTCAGACTCGACGCCAGCAGGTGGGGGCACCAGTCCCACCCAGGGCTACGGCATTGGTCTGTCCATGGCCCAAAACATTATCAGCCTACACCGGGGCAAGATTAGCGTCCACTACAAGGATGGGGTCATCCGCTTTGTGGTCAGCCTTTAA
- a CDS encoding SAP domain-containing protein, with amino-acid sequence MMETRPDFDKITSFDQFNKYYWYREEISQICKSLGLEYRGTKQELNHIMEEYFKGNLIKKSPKKKDKKQVENITLDSPLLECGFSFNAKFREYFAAVTGISPFKFTADMATAWRKVKSEQDGKFTIQDLLKVYYGQSDYAKYDHAVCQWNQFLKDFCADKHSGHYSNKLKVAAILWKEVRDSDKEKIYSDNLLRDYGDKIKDYHK; translated from the coding sequence TTGATGGAAACTAGACCTGACTTTGATAAAATTACATCCTTTGACCAGTTTAATAAATACTATTGGTATCGTGAGGAAATTTCACAGATATGCAAGTCGTTAGGATTAGAATATAGAGGAACCAAACAAGAACTCAATCACATTATGGAAGAGTACTTCAAAGGTAACTTAATTAAAAAATCGCCAAAAAAAAAGGACAAGAAGCAAGTTGAAAATATTACCTTAGATAGTCCCTTACTTGAATGTGGTTTTTCCTTTAATGCCAAATTCAGAGAATATTTTGCTGCTGTAACGGGGATTTCACCCTTTAAATTCACTGCTGATATGGCGACTGCCTGGCGGAAAGTAAAAAGCGAACAGGATGGCAAGTTTACCATCCAAGACTTGCTGAAGGTCTATTATGGCCAATCAGATTATGCCAAGTATGATCATGCTGTTTGCCAATGGAATCAATTCTTAAAGGATTTTTGTGCCGATAAACATAGTGGCCACTACTCAAATAAATTGAAAGTAGCGGCCATTCTCTGGAAAGAAGTCAGAGATTCAGACAAGGAAAAAATCTATTCAGACAATCTCTTAAGGGACTATGGAGATAAGATAAAAGACTATCACAAGTAG
- a CDS encoding FAD:protein FMN transferase — protein sequence MPYIKRIIHLMGATIAISLADSEDPSLLDAVEERLHTYNMRFSANDARSELMQVNLQAGLAPVTVHPELFELIQLGRTHSLAPGSHLNIAIGPLVQTWRIGFKDARVPSPQEIQSALALTDPTNILMDEDKLAVQLALPGMKLDLGALAKGYIADRLKDFLLAQGVQSALIDLGGNILTIGQNQDRQQAWQIGIQNPLAARGQHLMVLPIVDQSVVTSGIYERTLSRGGQTYHHILDRQTGYPMTSPIASLTIIAQHSVDCEIWTTRLFGDMPADILAQVEAQPGLEAVLVTQDQHIYHTSGLKRD from the coding sequence TTGCCTTATATCAAACGTATCATTCATTTGATGGGTGCGACAATCGCCATTTCACTGGCAGACTCGGAAGATCCGAGCCTCCTCGATGCGGTGGAAGAACGTCTACATACCTATAATATGCGCTTTAGTGCCAATGATGCGCGCTCGGAGCTTATGCAGGTCAATCTGCAAGCAGGCTTGGCCCCAGTGACCGTCCACCCCGAGCTCTTCGAGCTCATTCAACTGGGACGGACCCACAGCCTAGCCCCTGGTAGCCATCTCAATATCGCCATAGGGCCCTTGGTCCAAACCTGGCGGATTGGCTTTAAAGATGCCCGCGTCCCAAGCCCACAGGAAATTCAATCGGCCTTGGCTCTCACGGACCCAACCAATATCCTCATGGATGAGGACAAGTTGGCAGTCCAGCTGGCCTTGCCCGGCATGAAGCTTGACCTTGGTGCCCTAGCCAAAGGTTATATCGCTGACCGTCTTAAGGATTTCTTGTTAGCGCAGGGAGTCCAATCAGCCTTGATTGACTTAGGCGGTAATATTCTGACCATTGGCCAGAATCAAGACCGGCAGCAAGCTTGGCAGATTGGTATCCAGAATCCCTTGGCGGCACGTGGCCAACACCTGATGGTTCTGCCTATTGTGGACCAATCGGTGGTGACCTCAGGCATCTATGAGCGGACCCTATCGCGCGGAGGCCAGACCTACCACCACATACTGGATCGCCAGACGGGTTATCCTATGACTAGCCCCATTGCCAGCCTGACCATCATTGCCCAGCATTCCGTCGATTGCGAAATCTGGACAACCCGCCTCTTCGGCGACATGCCAGCGGATATCCTGGCCCAGGTCGAGGCCCAACCCGGTCTAGAGGCTGTCTTAGTCACCCAAGACCAACACATCTACCATACTTCCGGTCTCAAGCGAGACTGA
- a CDS encoding NADPH-dependent FMN reductase translates to MTKFIALVGTNFQRSTNRRLLQYMQKHFADKAEIELVEIQDIPLFNKPADKQVPEIVKEIAAKIDAADGVIIGTPEYDHAIPAVLMSALAWLSYGIYPLLNKPVMITGASYGTLGSSRAQLQLRQILDSPELKANVMPGSEFLLSHSLQAFDKKGNLIDLDTIKKLDAIFDDFRLFVKITQKLKSAQDLLHKEAENFDWENL, encoded by the coding sequence ATGACAAAATTTATTGCACTTGTTGGGACTAACTTCCAACGTTCCACTAACCGTCGTTTGCTTCAATACATGCAGAAGCATTTTGCTGATAAGGCAGAAATCGAACTTGTTGAGATTCAAGATATCCCACTCTTCAACAAACCAGCTGACAAGCAAGTTCCAGAAATCGTTAAGGAAATTGCTGCTAAAATTGACGCAGCTGATGGGGTTATCATCGGGACACCTGAATACGACCACGCCATTCCAGCGGTCTTAATGAGCGCCTTGGCTTGGCTCTCTTATGGGATTTACCCACTCTTGAATAAGCCAGTTATGATTACCGGGGCTTCTTACGGGACCTTAGGTTCTTCACGGGCTCAATTACAATTACGCCAAATCCTGGACTCCCCAGAATTGAAGGCTAACGTCATGCCTGGTTCAGAATTCCTCTTGTCACACTCCTTACAGGCCTTTGACAAGAAGGGCAACCTAATTGATCTAGACACCATTAAGAAATTAGACGCCATCTTCGATGATTTCCGTTTATTCGTGAAGATTACGCAAAAGCTGAAAAGCGCGCAAGATCTGCTCCACAAAGAAGCGGAAAACTTTGACTGGGAAAACCTATAA
- a CDS encoding NAD(P)H-dependent oxidoreductase, with product MKFVGLVGSNAEQSYNRKLLEFIRREFKLKFELEVLEIDEVPLFNQESKWDDSFQLRFLYNKITRADGVIIATPEHNHTITAALKNVLEWLSYEVHPFESKPVMIVGASYHDQGTSRAQVHLRKILDAPGVNAYTLPGNEFLLGKAKEAFDLNGNITNEGTVKFLGSCLDNFVKYVEVVSKLKKPKPIEPEDLDVTNPIATTIQGVDPDDPEWVEKAAELVGAVSGDTYVKLDHGILTVNQIDMFLKAMPFELTYADDNNQFLYYNNAHQDPNTMFAKRVPSQSGSRLSTVHNSLPAARMKNVEWVVGVLRNGDQEYVRTIVPGSPEGVINTHNYQAMYYPDGSYAGINEIVFNFQPWLDWYLQSTGQRLVGGNGSVAPGPHGGGHADATSGASDAPDSHGGGGAQADATSGASN from the coding sequence ATGAAATTTGTCGGACTTGTTGGTTCAAACGCTGAACAATCCTATAACCGTAAATTATTAGAGTTTATCCGCCGGGAATTTAAACTCAAATTCGAATTAGAAGTGTTGGAAATTGATGAAGTACCTCTCTTCAATCAAGAAAGCAAATGGGACGATAGCTTCCAACTTCGCTTCTTATACAACAAAATCACACGTGCGGATGGGGTCATTATCGCAACCCCAGAACACAACCACACCATTACGGCAGCCTTGAAGAATGTCTTGGAATGGTTGTCTTATGAAGTACACCCATTTGAAAGCAAACCTGTTATGATCGTAGGGGCTTCCTACCATGATCAAGGGACTTCACGTGCCCAAGTTCACCTCCGTAAGATCTTGGACGCACCAGGGGTCAACGCTTATACCTTACCAGGGAATGAATTCCTATTGGGTAAAGCCAAAGAAGCCTTCGACTTGAACGGTAACATCACCAACGAAGGCACCGTTAAGTTCTTAGGCTCCTGCTTGGATAACTTCGTTAAGTATGTGGAGGTCGTTTCTAAATTGAAGAAACCAAAACCAATCGAGCCTGAAGACTTAGATGTAACTAACCCAATCGCGACTACCATCCAAGGGGTGGATCCAGATGATCCAGAATGGGTAGAAAAAGCAGCTGAGCTGGTAGGGGCAGTCTCTGGCGATACTTACGTTAAGTTAGACCACGGGATTCTGACTGTTAACCAAATCGACATGTTCCTTAAGGCCATGCCTTTCGAGTTGACTTATGCCGATGATAACAACCAATTCCTCTACTATAACAACGCTCACCAAGATCCTAACACCATGTTCGCTAAACGCGTGCCATCTCAATCAGGTAGCCGCTTATCAACCGTTCACAACTCCTTGCCTGCTGCGCGGATGAAGAACGTTGAGTGGGTAGTTGGGGTTCTCCGTAACGGCGACCAAGAATACGTACGTACGATTGTACCGGGTTCACCTGAAGGGGTTATTAACACCCACAACTACCAAGCTATGTATTACCCAGATGGGTCTTACGCTGGGATCAACGAGATTGTCTTCAACTTCCAACCATGGTTAGACTGGTACTTACAATCTACTGGTCAACGCCTCGTTGGCGGTAACGGCAGTGTGGCCCCTGGCCCACACGGTGGTGGCCATGCCGATGCGACTTCTGGTGCTTCTGATGCGCCAGACAGCCACGGTGGCGGCGGTGCACAAGCTGACGCTACTTCTGGCGCTAGCAACTAA
- a CDS encoding helix-turn-helix domain-containing protein encodes MYISNVNSASVKLTSITTQQLPANEHHKIASEDLLIFYVNKGAGICHSEYEQHEIKKRDVIILNPGTTITLDPIRKIDWICIALSGVVFTSSQEANSSSQLFVASHPNPTLKYYLDLALIEESNRFRGSDLIMKKLIECVMIHLLRHNELSIKDASLQAKHNEIDVLQNYIRKNYSKKITLEELSDLVDINKYYLIRLFKQQTGLSPIDYLIHVRLEEAEKLLAKSNITVSDISDRVGFHSPSHFSKTFKENNHCTPSQYRKRYSANTVPL; translated from the coding sequence ATGTATATTTCGAATGTAAATTCTGCATCAGTCAAGCTAACTTCGATTACAACTCAGCAATTACCTGCCAACGAGCATCACAAAATAGCATCAGAAGATTTATTAATTTTCTATGTTAACAAAGGCGCGGGTATTTGTCACTCAGAATATGAACAACACGAAATCAAAAAACGTGATGTCATTATCCTGAACCCAGGCACCACCATTACCCTTGACCCAATTCGGAAGATTGACTGGATCTGCATTGCCCTATCCGGCGTTGTCTTCACTTCCTCTCAGGAAGCCAACTCTAGCTCACAATTATTTGTGGCCTCCCATCCTAACCCAACTCTCAAGTACTACTTGGACTTGGCTCTGATTGAAGAGTCCAACCGTTTCCGCGGTTCCGACCTCATCATGAAAAAGTTGATTGAGTGTGTGATGATTCATCTCTTACGTCACAACGAATTATCAATCAAGGACGCCAGCCTCCAAGCTAAGCATAATGAGATTGACGTGCTCCAAAATTATATCCGCAAGAACTACTCTAAGAAGATTACCTTGGAAGAGTTGTCTGACTTGGTGGATATCAATAAATACTACCTGATCCGCCTCTTCAAGCAACAAACTGGCTTGTCACCCATTGACTACCTCATTCACGTTCGCTTAGAAGAAGCAGAGAAGCTATTGGCTAAGTCTAACATTACCGTCTCTGATATCTCAGACCGGGTTGGCTTCCACTCACCTTCTCACTTCTCCAAGACCTTCAAGGAGAACAACCACTGTACGCCTTCCCAATACCGCAAACGCTACTCAGCTAACACGGTGCCATTATAA
- a CDS encoding aldose epimerase family protein — translation MYIKEISKNFTDKKVTEILVENKQGLRASFCTLGARISDLSIPGKNGRESLILSLTNLEDEATYHTYYGATVGRVAGRIGPEPLSLGQEALALTPNEGSIHLHGGPEGLDLANWDYEIEEGPDQVSVIFSLVDPAGHNGYPGNLSARVIHSLDQDNCWTVRYEASTDAPSYWNPTNHVYFNLNGNAQAPITNHILQVEASRMIPLTPAGLPLGGTWALDQHPGLDLRLADQTLGQVIDRHPHEEQLAIRGKGLDHAYVLDAPEPVGQAHALGHGQEVAPQGSLTEPASGRQVKVWTDRPCAVIYTHNHQVPGFILGGKEQVPYIGVSFETQVAPDAPHHPDMGSIVLTPDQAYLSETCFKLSW, via the coding sequence ATGTATATAAAGGAAATATCAAAAAATTTTACAGATAAAAAAGTCACGGAAATTCTGGTAGAAAATAAGCAGGGCTTACGGGCAAGCTTCTGCACCCTGGGTGCCCGAATTAGTGATTTATCAATTCCTGGCAAAAATGGTCGAGAATCCTTGATTCTCAGTCTGACTAATTTAGAGGACGAAGCCACTTACCATACCTATTATGGGGCCACAGTGGGACGCGTAGCCGGCCGCATTGGGCCTGAGCCTTTGAGCTTAGGGCAGGAAGCCTTGGCCTTGACGCCTAACGAAGGATCCATCCATTTGCATGGGGGACCAGAAGGTCTAGACCTGGCGAACTGGGACTATGAAATTGAAGAGGGGCCGGACCAAGTCTCCGTCATCTTCAGCCTAGTGGACCCAGCCGGCCACAATGGTTATCCAGGTAACTTGTCAGCCCGGGTCATCCATAGCCTGGACCAGGATAATTGTTGGACCGTCCGCTATGAGGCTAGCACAGATGCGCCTAGCTATTGGAACCCAACCAACCATGTTTACTTCAACCTCAACGGTAATGCCCAAGCGCCCATCACTAACCATATCTTACAAGTTGAGGCCAGCCGCATGATTCCGCTAACCCCAGCAGGCCTGCCCCTAGGAGGGACTTGGGCCTTGGATCAGCATCCAGGCTTGGACTTGCGTTTAGCGGACCAGACCCTAGGCCAGGTCATTGACCGCCATCCTCATGAAGAGCAGTTGGCCATCCGAGGCAAGGGGCTGGACCATGCCTATGTCTTGGATGCCCCGGAGCCAGTCGGCCAGGCTCACGCCTTAGGCCATGGCCAGGAAGTCGCGCCTCAAGGTAGCTTAACCGAACCGGCTAGCGGTCGCCAGGTCAAGGTTTGGACCGACCGGCCGTGCGCGGTCATCTATACCCATAACCATCAAGTTCCAGGCTTTATCCTAGGTGGCAAGGAGCAGGTGCCTTATATCGGTGTCAGCTTCGAGACCCAGGTGGCGCCTGACGCCCCTCACCACCCAGACATGGGCTCTATTGTCCTGACGCCAGACCAGGCCTATCTGAGTGAGACTTGTTTCAAATTGTCTTGGTAG
- a CDS encoding iron-containing alcohol dehydrogenase: MDNFIYDIPTKLYFGRGQIAHLPELVKAKGRRVLLVYGGGSIKKIGLYDTILELLSDCQIVELAGVEPNPRIESVRQGAALCKEHNIDVILAVGGGSTIDCSKVIAAAACYEGDAWDLVLDPSKISQALPLIDVLTLSATGTEMNTGAVITNFETDDKKGTGAYVLYPYASICDPTYTFTVSAYQTAAGTADIMSHTFENYFQHQEAFIQERLAEAILSCCIRYLPVALANPDDYEARANLMWASTMALNGLTSKGRAGAWTCHAIEHLLSAYYDITHAVGLAILTPRWMAYVLNDQTVDRFAHYARTVWLVPEQADKYQMAKAGIEATYQFFEDLAHLPMTLPEVGIDDAKFDVIAERVAPRLTASYVPLAAKDVRAILEDCLTPGVTYRS, from the coding sequence ATGGATAACTTTATTTACGACATTCCGACCAAGCTCTACTTCGGCCGGGGCCAAATCGCCCATCTGCCAGAACTAGTCAAGGCCAAGGGCCGGCGCGTCCTCCTGGTCTACGGCGGTGGCTCCATTAAGAAGATAGGCCTCTATGATACCATTTTGGAGCTCTTGTCCGACTGCCAAATCGTGGAACTAGCTGGCGTAGAACCTAATCCCCGCATTGAGTCCGTTCGTCAGGGGGCTGCCCTCTGTAAGGAGCACAACATTGATGTCATCTTGGCCGTAGGGGGTGGCTCTACCATTGACTGCTCCAAGGTCATTGCGGCGGCCGCCTGTTATGAGGGGGATGCCTGGGACCTAGTGCTAGACCCAAGCAAGATCAGCCAAGCCCTGCCTTTGATCGATGTCTTGACCCTGTCAGCGACCGGGACCGAGATGAATACGGGGGCCGTTATTACTAATTTCGAGACAGATGATAAGAAGGGGACCGGCGCCTATGTCCTCTATCCTTACGCTTCAATCTGTGACCCGACCTACACCTTCACGGTCTCAGCCTATCAGACGGCAGCCGGGACCGCCGATATCATGTCCCATACCTTCGAGAATTATTTCCAACATCAAGAAGCCTTTATCCAAGAACGCCTAGCCGAGGCCATTCTGTCTTGCTGCATCCGCTATCTGCCAGTGGCCTTGGCTAACCCTGATGACTACGAGGCCCGGGCCAACCTCATGTGGGCTTCCACCATGGCACTCAACGGCCTGACTTCCAAAGGCCGGGCCGGTGCCTGGACCTGCCATGCGATTGAGCATCTCTTGTCGGCCTACTATGACATTACCCACGCAGTCGGCCTAGCTATTCTGACCCCGCGTTGGATGGCCTATGTCCTCAATGATCAGACCGTGGACCGCTTCGCCCACTATGCTCGCACCGTCTGGCTGGTGCCCGAGCAGGCCGATAAATACCAAATGGCCAAGGCCGGCATCGAAGCTACCTATCAGTTCTTCGAAGACCTGGCCCACCTACCTATGACCCTACCAGAAGTCGGCATCGATGACGCCAAATTCGATGTGATTGCCGAGCGCGTGGCGCCCCGCCTGACGGCTAGCTATGTGCCGCTCGCAGCGAAAGATGTACGCGCCATTCTAGAAGACTGCCTAACGCCTGGCGTGACCTATCGGAGTTAG
- a CDS encoding BglG family transcription antiterminator yields MNARQTEIINLLLLSYVPIHLRQFEMQFGVSGRTIRNDIAEINEILEENHFPRIHSDRRKGFSLSLDREEKSKLQEFIGLKLDEEYLTREERVLDLLVEIAFSTNPVYLYTKEEEYGVSKSTIDEDMRVLRSLLRDYSVKIVSQPKLGVLLSGQESSIRIMLYSLISNHLSKAENKMKQSKVLFKHFAQKVKQLNQLFEEVFESRVDKLYQLNYILFTLIWILRVRKGEHIEIRELPIGELEEDELSKQFVERVAINFKLKEKEIEKDYIFRMLQSFNLQKLSSTVNWLQLQILVVDLIRFIEQRTSIPFSHKENTLQQALFNHFIALASRVNNHIQLTNPLKEKIIENYTEIFEAMTVFKSRIEEVLESEIIDDELAFLCIHFSTILSQLNKESAYYYKTVVVCHYGIATSQLLAQTLIEFFNVEIVAVLNSSEVGVIEKLDADIVFSTIELEDVTKPVLVVNSVLDENTKQQIRQFLELNQPRRRLVSNRQDYTEMLREVLTIFEKNQSVDGEVYTDLETIFKKYRLDINPREVQPMIQDILMDQNIQITSEEMDWKDSIRFAAKPLLDEEAITEHYIDEMIRTVEKYGPYIVLAPHMALAHARPQDGAKKLGLSLSIFKCPVSFGESKEQQVSVMFCLSAIDSFSHLNIMKSLVNLIRATNKIEELSKARDIRSAKTILLQD; encoded by the coding sequence ATGAATGCGCGTCAAACAGAGATTATTAATCTATTACTACTTTCCTATGTGCCAATACATCTTCGGCAATTTGAAATGCAATTTGGAGTAAGTGGCAGAACAATCAGAAATGATATTGCGGAAATAAACGAAATTTTGGAAGAAAATCATTTTCCAAGGATTCATTCTGATAGGCGTAAGGGTTTCTCTTTATCTCTTGATAGGGAAGAAAAGTCTAAGCTTCAGGAATTCATTGGCTTGAAATTGGATGAGGAATACCTAACTCGAGAAGAACGGGTGTTGGATTTACTAGTCGAAATAGCCTTTAGCACCAATCCGGTCTATCTCTATACCAAAGAAGAAGAGTACGGAGTTTCTAAATCTACAATTGATGAAGATATGCGAGTGCTTCGTTCCTTATTGAGAGATTATTCAGTAAAAATCGTGAGCCAACCTAAATTAGGTGTCCTGTTAAGTGGACAAGAATCTTCTATTCGCATCATGTTGTACTCACTTATTAGCAATCATCTCTCAAAAGCCGAGAATAAAATGAAGCAGTCAAAAGTCTTGTTTAAGCATTTTGCTCAGAAAGTTAAGCAACTGAATCAATTATTTGAAGAAGTATTCGAGTCACGTGTAGATAAGCTTTATCAGCTAAATTATATCTTGTTTACTCTAATCTGGATTCTGCGCGTTCGTAAAGGAGAGCATATTGAGATAAGGGAACTCCCAATTGGAGAATTAGAAGAAGATGAACTCTCTAAGCAGTTTGTTGAGCGAGTAGCCATAAACTTCAAGCTCAAGGAAAAAGAAATCGAAAAAGACTATATTTTCCGTATGCTACAATCCTTTAATTTGCAGAAATTATCTTCAACCGTCAACTGGTTACAGCTACAAATCTTAGTAGTAGATCTCATTCGCTTCATAGAGCAGCGTACAAGTATTCCTTTCTCCCACAAGGAGAACACCTTGCAACAAGCACTGTTCAATCATTTCATTGCACTGGCTTCTCGGGTGAATAATCATATTCAATTAACTAATCCTTTAAAGGAGAAGATTATTGAAAACTATACAGAAATCTTTGAAGCCATGACAGTCTTTAAAAGCCGGATAGAGGAGGTGTTAGAAAGCGAAATTATTGATGATGAGTTAGCTTTCTTATGTATTCACTTTTCTACAATTCTTAGCCAACTCAATAAAGAGTCAGCCTATTACTATAAGACAGTCGTTGTTTGCCATTATGGCATCGCAACAAGCCAATTATTGGCGCAAACGCTTATTGAATTCTTCAATGTCGAAATCGTAGCCGTCTTAAATTCGAGTGAAGTGGGAGTGATTGAGAAACTAGATGCAGACATTGTATTTTCAACTATTGAGTTAGAGGACGTCACCAAACCAGTCTTAGTAGTTAACTCAGTCTTAGATGAAAATACCAAGCAGCAAATTCGTCAGTTTTTAGAGTTAAATCAACCAAGAAGGAGATTAGTTTCTAATCGGCAAGATTACACGGAAATGCTAAGAGAAGTGCTCACGATTTTTGAAAAGAATCAATCAGTCGATGGTGAGGTGTATACAGACTTAGAGACAATTTTCAAGAAATATCGATTAGATATTAATCCAAGAGAGGTACAGCCTATGATTCAAGATATTTTAATGGATCAAAACATTCAGATTACGTCAGAGGAAATGGATTGGAAAGACTCAATTCGCTTTGCAGCAAAACCTTTATTGGATGAGGAGGCGATTACGGAACACTATATCGATGAGATGATTCGCACAGTAGAAAAATATGGACCATACATTGTCTTAGCCCCTCATATGGCGCTAGCTCATGCAAGACCACAAGATGGTGCAAAAAAACTAGGTCTCAGCTTAAGTATTTTTAAGTGTCCTGTTTCTTTTGGAGAGAGTAAGGAGCAACAGGTATCCGTCATGTTTTGTTTGTCAGCCATTGATTCTTTCTCACATCTCAATATTATGAAGAGCTTGGTGAACTTGATTCGTGCTACAAATAAAATTGAGGAACTCTCAAAAGCGAGAGATATCCGATCAGCCAAAACAATCTTATTACAAGACTAG